A single window of Archangium gephyra DNA harbors:
- a CDS encoding DUF6310 domain-containing protein gives MLKKHPSPAVGEGSGTQLEAWWSSWGSPRRAVRAVLASVLGLQLACATSYPMGGGAQVAAEEPREDRVVANLRRAAKLPWTDGGRCVVEEAGQPWADLVERCFYALDHERVRFRDTTGRCSVASAGAGALGIGVCVLAAPELVVGAVVVAGVVVVGFAISEALEAYEKRGRPQVRPPPTLPVPEARPVVETKPVPQQPKKKRRPKPEPAGEDWPPPVPPEPTDRERERKCEAFPKKHRGGDKAHDDCADRYPPNRWPGMDAVVDGKAFDALQVGVRVLWEIKTDEFGRYNEFVKQQELADELVEFEEESRIARACGYDFVVGVSTEEHKAALMPALEEAGLRLEVVVTGCKR, from the coding sequence TGCGTCGGTGCTCGGGCTGCAGCTGGCGTGCGCGACGAGCTACCCCATGGGCGGTGGTGCCCAGGTGGCGGCCGAGGAACCGCGCGAGGACCGGGTGGTCGCCAATCTCCGGCGCGCGGCGAAGCTGCCCTGGACGGACGGGGGCCGGTGCGTCGTTGAGGAGGCGGGCCAGCCATGGGCCGACCTGGTGGAGCGGTGCTTCTACGCGCTCGACCACGAGCGGGTGCGGTTCAGGGACACCACGGGACGGTGCTCGGTCGCATCCGCGGGCGCCGGGGCCTTGGGCATCGGGGTCTGTGTCCTCGCGGCGCCGGAGCTGGTCGTGGGTGCGGTGGTCGTCGCTGGCGTGGTGGTGGTGGGCTTCGCGATCTCAGAGGCGCTGGAGGCGTACGAGAAGCGGGGCCGTCCCCAGGTGCGGCCGCCGCCGACGCTGCCCGTGCCAGAAGCGCGGCCGGTGGTAGAGACGAAGCCCGTCCCTCAGCAACCCAAGAAGAAGCGACGGCCCAAGCCGGAGCCTGCGGGAGAGGACTGGCCGCCACCGGTGCCGCCCGAGCCCACCGACAGGGAGCGTGAACGAAAGTGCGAGGCCTTTCCGAAGAAGCACCGCGGCGGTGACAAGGCCCACGACGACTGCGCCGACCGGTATCCGCCCAACCGCTGGCCCGGAATGGACGCGGTTGTAGACGGCAAGGCCTTCGACGCGCTGCAAGTCGGCGTGCGGGTGCTGTGGGAGATCAAGACGGACGAGTTCGGCAGGTACAACGAGTTCGTCAAACAGCAGGAGCTCGCGGACGAGCTGGTGGAGTTCGAGGAAGAGAGCAGAATCGCGAGAGCCTGTGGGTATGACTTCGTGGTCGGGGTCAGCACCGAGGAGCACAAGGCCGCGCTGATGCCAGCACTGGAGGAGGCGGGCCTGCGGCTCGAGGTCGTGGTGACGGGGTGTAAACGCTGA